The genome window TCTTTGCGGTTGATCTGAGATGAAAAGAAccatattattaaaaactaaaaagtttttttgtcaaaaaaactaaaaagttACTCACAGAGTCACAGGCCATAGCCATTGCCCATTGTCGTTCAACTGCCAATAGATCTACTTGAATAAGAAGTTGAGATATTATTAATTCTAAACAATAAAGATGTATATAGAAATGTTAATGAAATCTTTAATCTATAAAGTATAAAGAGTGTGACCGTTTGGGTAAACTTAAGATGTAAGTTAAGATTTATAGGTAATTAAACTGTTTATGAAGTaagttaagatttataaataattaaactgtATGAAGAAGAATCAGAAGTCCTAAAACTAAAGTTAGCATTTTCAGCTTCTTATAAATGCttctgactttttacacaaacccGATTAAGAAAATTAGAAGACTTTTTACAGAAACAGGTCATGAAAAATAGAAATAGAACTTTTGGAGCCAAACATGTACAGTGTTTTGAGAAGAATATTTAAACAGGATCTCCATATCATTCATCTGTTTTCTTAAAGGAATcccttaaatttttttcttctatCCTTTACACTGATAATATGAGTAATTTGGTTCATAAACATCAACACACTAATGAAGCAGAACATTGATTTTATATCATTCATATAAAAAGATAACAGATTTGAGCAGCCATTCACATGTACTCAAAGCAAAACCTGCAGTTAAACCTATGGAGTGGCTAGCTCAGTACTTAAGTAAGATAGTCATGAGAAAAGATAAACAAACTCATCTTTTCTGGTAGCAACAGAAACCAAATACATGACCATTTATAATTCATGGTCAGTGGTGTGGTTACATATAATCaacattatataaatatgtgaaaTATAGTAAGGATAAAAGAGGAAGAGCCATCACATCACTGCAACAGGAACAGGAAGAGCAGCAGAGCATTAAACAGGGAAAACAATGGTTAGATCAAGGGCATTTTGGTCCTCCCTGCTGggtcttccagttgttgtagcaAGGGCACACAGCTTTGTTACCATAGAAACCAGGGGGGACACAGAGGCACTTCCTGCAGCACTTCTGGCAGAAGAACATGCATGGTTTGTGGTACTGTGTCCTGCTGCACCTCCTTGTGCATTGATTTGGGCACTCTGtttatttaacaatttaaattatttagtgCACAGCTTCGATTCGATCGGTAgatgaataaataataataggAGTATTATTTTGTAAGAATTTACTACTGACTCATGTTGTTAAGAGATTTTTGACCATTAGTCAAATAGATCTGACCCCACATAGTGACTTTCTGGTACAAATCTTGACCCCACCCATGTGAAtaaaacaacaacaacaaaaaaggtTTGCTAGAGGCACATGCTGCAACATGGTCTGAATAATGATTTTACTGTTGATTTGTGACATTGTGTTGTACAGTAAATGGTTAGTGTTCCGATTTTTACTATTTGTATTCTTGGAAGTTTAAGTTTGTTTATAGGGGAACATAGTGTGTGTgcaaaaataaagaagtggcAAAAGAAGAAAGAGCAGCTTTGCTTACGGGAGATCTTCAAGCTGTTGGGTCCATATCTATTCTGAAATCcgaaacaaacaaaaaatatatatgcattAGCATtttgaacaaagaaagaaacTTTAGAGACAAGATCAACAACCAAACTAAGCACACTCAATGAGAATATGCAAACTTACACTGTCCAAGTGATACTCTGATGACGCCTCAACCtgaaaacatcaaaacaaaccAATGTTTTAGAACAtaaggagggagagagagacacagagagagagggagagggagagagaggacaagagagagagagagggagggcagagagagagagatcctTACCATAGTTTGAAGCATGGAGATGGCAAAGAGTGCAAAAAGCAAGAAAGCAAGGAACTTGGTAGGCATAGCCATTGCTGAGCAAACCCCTCTTTGATAGTGAAAATGTAATGTAGCTAGAATTTGGAGAGAGAGATGGAAAGACAAGTGAGGAAAGGTAAAAGAGGGGCTTGGTGCTGAGAAAGGGCTGGGGGAGTGGGCTATAAATAGGGATCACCGGAGCATTTGGGCTGTAAAATATCTATCGAATGCCACTAGTCCTTCTACTTCCCAAATCTTAATAACTATGTAGGCCCAGTGACCCACTAGTCAGTTATAGGTGAAGTTAATAGTAAATCGTTGGGTAGTATTGGTTTCGGTGGTCACGGTTGAGAAAAATACTATTcctcccattttaattgtcacatttaattttgtattgttcaaattgattaaaatttgacggaaatttattaatattttattaattgataaaataaaaaaaatatatcaccaaaaataacttttaatctattttaagatgtaattttcagtttcttaaaataatgagtgagtgatttataatctttgatcaaaatttagtaccaatcaaaataaaaatgtaataattaaaatgggacggagagagcatattttatatgttaaaaaGATCGCGAACAGACCCATTGCATGTGCTTTTCTGGGCCGAAGCACATGACTCGTATTCACAAATTGCCTAGGCTATTTGCATAAAGAAAGGGATTGAGTGGAGACACCAATCAACCAGAATCACAATaattgcttcttttttttcttatcCACATTTGTGTGACAGCAACATTAATCACATACCAAACATCAGAGATGCAGAAAAAGGTATCGAGTTTTAATcagaaatgaaaattttagaCCCGACTTGTATAAAAGTAGGATTCGGTACAAATTTGATCTGTTGTTTTTGTAAAATCGAATATGTATTTTTGAAGCCCATTTTATTTGTAccattttagaataatttatatttatatgtcttacaaatgagtatctgttctgaTACTTGTCGGCTGAGATAGAATCGAATGTAGATGTCCCTGAATAATAAAGGATAAACCCTAACACTTGAAATTTCTAATCATGCTCATTCAGAAGTTgttttttttagtatttttgCTCTGGCATGCAAATTTTATGTTCAACATATTTTGTAATTAGACATTTAAGTCATCAGAATATTTGTCGAAAAAATTACGGGGCAGATTCAATTGGACCAATATAATTCCAAAGAGTTGGTATATGCAGATAGAGTCATGATATGGGATCTAAATTAACACACTTTTTATGAGCTTAAAAACATTTATAGATCTTGGTTAGCCAAAAAAACAGACGTGCACAGATCTGCAGACTTGATCACCGCCCTCGTTGGGTCATTTCTTACTGAGATAACCTCAAGCAGCAGATAAATGGTACCCATACTTTCATAATAACTCCACATGTGCTACTCATCAGGGGTAACGTGCCATCTTAGCAATTTTTTATAACTCACTCTGTATCGAGTTTGTACTTTTCAAAATTGTTGCGCACAAACGAATGTGCTTCATCAGGACGGAGAAAAGTTATACAGGGCCGTGCCCCTTCCACATGATTAAAAGATGAGGGGCTAAACGAGATAGTCGAAAATTAATGATATCAACTAGGGTGTACACCGTTCGGATTGGGTGGGTCAGCGAAATTTATCGACCCAACCCAGTTAAATcgggttttcaaaatttcaacccaacccgaaccgtataaatttgtaacccaAATCAATTTATCAACCTTTGTGTGCTCTCCCAGCACCGAAAAAGAGCTGTTTTTATGAAGCATCTATAAAATAGAGGGGAGTAGCCGGATCTTACAGAGTGAGTGTTAATTTAGATCTCATGACTCATGCTCATCAAAATATGGAGGTACTTGTAAATATGGAGGTACTTGTGAGTTGTGATAAAACGGGCCAAAATTACAATTTTAGAAATGAATTAACAATGAATCTGTTCGATTTGGTCACGGTCTAAAAATGacgatattatattaatatggagTTATCAGGTTTTGCGCGGCCTAGCAAACGATATCACAACTAGGAATTAAGAAATTGATTTCGGGATTGCAGGTTGTAATTGTGTAGTGTGAGATATTCAAACTTAAATTTCGGTCTTTAAAAACTTGTGTCGATCAAGAATCTCCTGACATTGAAGTGGTCGAGTAACATGTCTCGGAAGATGAGTATCGAACACATGAATAGCGACGATACAAGAGTTAGAAGATTGGTGATCTGGAGATTGCAGAGTTAAAGTTTCATGTTATAATGATAAAACAAAATTGTCTTGAATATAAATATCTAAGCAACTTCGTTACTATGTGAAGAAATATTTTAGCAAGAGTCCTAAAACAAATTCGTGCGGGGTTTGGGCTGTGACCCAAATTGAAGAATATTGTAGAGTTAATAGATCTTGCGCAGCCCAAAAATATCATACTTCCTCCCAAAGAGAGAGAAAAATAATGAGAACAAACTtgaaaatatcatattaatatgGGGTTAATGGGTCTTGTGCAGCCCAACAAAATCATGCTTCCTTTCTAAGAGAGAGGAAAGTAATGTAACAAGCAATTTACCTGCTAGCGGGTGGCTCTTACATTCTAA of Daucus carota subsp. sativus chromosome 3, DH1 v3.0, whole genome shotgun sequence contains these proteins:
- the LOC108210736 gene encoding gibberellin-regulated protein 6; this encodes MAMPTKFLAFLLFALFAISMLQTMVEASSEYHLDSNRYGPNSLKISQCPNQCTRRCSRTQYHKPCMFFCQKCCRKCLCVPPGFYGNKAVCPCYNNWKTQQGGPKCP